The Streptomyces sp. NBC_00344 genome includes a window with the following:
- the rplO gene encoding 50S ribosomal protein L15 — protein sequence MAENNPLKVHNLRPAPGAKTAKTRVGRGEASKGKTAGRGTKGTKARYQVPQRFEGGQMPLHMRLPKLKGFKNPFRTEFQVVNLDKLADLYPQGGEVTVADLVAKGAVRKNSLVKVLGQGEISVALTVSVDAVSGSAKEKIAAAGGTVTELV from the coding sequence ATGGCGGAGAACAACCCGCTGAAGGTCCACAACCTCCGGCCCGCCCCGGGCGCCAAGACCGCCAAGACCCGTGTGGGTCGTGGTGAGGCGTCCAAGGGTAAGACCGCAGGTCGTGGTACCAAGGGCACCAAGGCCCGTTACCAGGTTCCGCAGCGCTTCGAGGGTGGCCAGATGCCCCTCCACATGCGCCTGCCGAAGCTCAAGGGCTTCAAGAACCCGTTCCGCACCGAGTTCCAGGTCGTGAACCTGGACAAGCTCGCCGACCTCTACCCGCAGGGTGGAGAGGTCACGGTGGCCGATCTGGTCGCCAAGGGTGCGGTTCGCAAGAACAGCCTCGTCAAGGTCCTGGGCCAGGGCGAGATCTCGGTGGCGCTGACGGTTTCGGTTGACGCCGTCTCCGGCTCCGCCAAGGAGAAGATTGCCGCTGCCGGCGGCACCGTCACCGAGCTCGTCTGA
- the secY gene encoding preprotein translocase subunit SecY, with protein sequence MLTAFARAFKTPDLRKKLLFTLAIIVIYRLGTHVPIPGVDYTNVQTCMDQTKTNQGLFGLVNMFSGGALLQITIFALGIMPYITASIILQLLTVVIPRLEALKKEGQSGTAKVTQYTRYLTVALAILQGTGLVATARTGALFGNCPVANQIVPDQSIFITVTMVICMTAGTCVVMWLGELVTDRGIGNGMSILMFVSIAAGFPGALWAVKQQGKLAGGWIEFGAVIIVGLAMVGLVVFVEQAQRRIPVQYAKRMIGRRAYGGTSTYIPLKVNQAGVIPVIFASSLLYIPGLIVQFSGSTAGWATWVKDNLVKGDHPAYIVTYFLLIVFFAFFYVAISFNPEEVADNMKKYGGFIPGIRAGRPTAEYLSYVLNRITWPGSLYLGVIALVPTMALVGFGANQNFPFGGTSILIIVGVGLETVKQIESQLQQRNYEGFLR encoded by the coding sequence GTGCTCACCGCGTTCGCCCGAGCGTTCAAGACGCCCGACCTGCGCAAGAAGCTGCTGTTCACACTCGCCATCATCGTGATCTACCGGCTCGGGACGCATGTCCCGATCCCGGGCGTGGACTACACGAACGTCCAGACGTGTATGGACCAGACGAAGACCAACCAGGGTCTGTTCGGGCTGGTCAACATGTTCAGTGGTGGCGCACTGTTGCAGATCACCATCTTCGCGCTCGGCATCATGCCGTACATCACGGCGAGCATCATCCTGCAGCTGCTGACCGTGGTGATCCCACGGCTGGAAGCCCTGAAGAAGGAGGGGCAGTCGGGTACGGCGAAGGTGACGCAGTACACGCGTTACCTGACCGTGGCGCTCGCCATCCTTCAGGGCACCGGCCTGGTGGCGACCGCCCGTACCGGCGCGCTGTTCGGCAACTGCCCCGTAGCCAACCAGATCGTGCCGGACCAGTCGATCTTCATCACGGTCACCATGGTCATCTGCATGACCGCGGGCACCTGTGTGGTCATGTGGCTCGGTGAGCTCGTGACCGACCGCGGCATCGGCAACGGCATGTCGATCCTGATGTTCGTCTCGATCGCGGCCGGCTTCCCCGGCGCGCTGTGGGCCGTCAAGCAGCAGGGCAAGCTCGCCGGCGGCTGGATCGAGTTCGGCGCCGTGATCATCGTGGGTCTGGCCATGGTCGGCCTCGTCGTCTTCGTCGAGCAGGCCCAGCGCAGGATCCCCGTCCAGTACGCGAAGCGCATGATCGGCCGCCGGGCCTACGGGGGTACGTCCACGTACATCCCGCTCAAGGTCAACCAGGCGGGTGTGATCCCGGTCATCTTCGCGTCGTCGCTGCTCTACATCCCCGGTCTGATCGTCCAGTTCAGCGGTTCCACCGCCGGCTGGGCGACCTGGGTGAAGGACAATCTGGTCAAGGGTGACCACCCTGCTTACATCGTCACGTACTTCCTGTTGATCGTCTTCTTCGCCTTCTTCTATGTGGCGATCTCGTTCAACCCCGAGGAAGTCGCCGACAACATGAAGAAGTATGGTGGCTTCATCCCGGGCATCCGGGCTGGCCGACCGACCGCTGAGTACCTGAGCTACGTGCTCAATCGGATCACCTGGCCGGGGTCGCTGTATCTGGGTGTTATCGCTCTTGTCCCAACGATGGCGTTGGTGGGCTTCGGCGCGAACCAGAACTTCCCGTTCGGCGGGACGAGCATCCTGATCATCGTGGGTGTGGGTCTGGAGACCGTGAAGCAGATCGAGAGCCAGCTCCAGCAGCGTAATTACGAAGGGTTCCTCCGCTGA
- the rpmD gene encoding 50S ribosomal protein L30, which translates to MAQLKITQTKSYIGSKQNHRDTLRSLGLKRLHDVVVKEDRPEFRGMVHTVRHLVTVEEVD; encoded by the coding sequence ATGGCACAGCTCAAGATCACGCAGACGAAGTCGTACATCGGTAGCAAGCAGAACCACCGCGACACCCTGCGTTCGCTCGGGCTCAAGCGCCTGCACGACGTGGTTGTCAAGGAGGACCGCCCCGAGTTCCGCGGAATGGTTCACACCGTCCGCCACCTCGTGACGGTTGAGGAGGTCGACTGA